A genomic stretch from Xylanivirga thermophila includes:
- the mutL gene encoding DNA mismatch repair endonuclease MutL translates to MPIIHQLDEFTINQIAAGEIIERSSSIVKELVENSIDAESSAITIEIQDGGIAFIRVTDNGIGMDSDDARLAFERHATSKILSADDLENIVSLGFRGEALASISSVTQMEMITRQRSEISGIKIINHGGSIISLEEIGCPEGTTIITRNLFYNAPARLKFLKSVRAETANISELVLKLILAHPEISIKYIVNGKTIYHSSGNGKIISSIISVYGKDIVDDMIRIEAIEGEMVIKGYIGKPSLSRTNRIHQSFFVNGRYIKSGLLSKCIQEACKDYIMINHFPWAVLHINLPANDVDVNVHPSKTEIKFRREQYIYDIILNIIKNKLERIRYIPSVNIRSESLPSISRPLSAEDDTKDLGIKASGEIPLKASKPKQIYIGEKKDTVEIGINKSDYDNNIDIFADSIPNIIGRIFSTYVIVECDDKIYLIDQHAAHERLIYEQLKSKALNREMASQELMPPLVLEMTHAEMVILQDNMELFSSLGFEIEHFGGSHFAIRSIPLPLAGMNIQAFFNEVLDKNSELSKDQDFLINQEAIIKKACKKAVKAHDSLSDEEIANLIKEIKNSNIPMTCPHGRPIAITVTQYELEKMFKRIQ, encoded by the coding sequence ATGCCTATTATTCATCAACTGGATGAGTTTACTATAAATCAAATAGCAGCAGGGGAAATAATTGAAAGGTCGTCATCTATAGTAAAAGAATTGGTAGAAAATTCTATTGATGCGGAGAGTTCAGCTATAACCATTGAGATACAAGATGGGGGCATAGCTTTTATTAGAGTGACCGACAATGGCATTGGTATGGATAGTGATGATGCCCGTCTGGCTTTTGAGCGGCATGCTACCAGTAAGATTTTATCCGCAGACGATTTGGAAAATATTGTTTCATTAGGATTTAGGGGAGAGGCATTGGCCAGTATTTCTTCAGTTACTCAAATGGAGATGATCACACGTCAAAGAAGTGAAATATCGGGTATCAAAATAATAAATCATGGGGGTAGTATTATATCGCTAGAGGAGATTGGCTGTCCCGAAGGTACTACTATAATAACCCGGAATTTATTTTATAATGCGCCTGCACGCCTTAAGTTTTTAAAATCTGTTCGTGCTGAAACGGCTAATATAAGTGAGTTGGTATTAAAGCTTATATTAGCCCATCCCGAGATCTCAATAAAATATATAGTAAATGGGAAAACCATATACCATTCGTCGGGGAATGGGAAAATCATATCATCTATAATATCTGTCTATGGAAAGGATATTGTGGATGATATGATACGGATAGAAGCAATAGAGGGTGAGATGGTTATAAAAGGGTATATAGGCAAGCCATCATTATCACGTACCAACAGGATACATCAGTCCTTTTTTGTAAATGGAAGATATATAAAAAGCGGACTTTTATCTAAATGTATACAGGAAGCCTGCAAGGATTATATAATGATAAACCATTTTCCTTGGGCCGTTTTGCATATAAATCTTCCTGCTAATGATGTGGATGTAAATGTTCATCCATCTAAGACCGAGATAAAATTTAGGCGGGAGCAATATATCTATGATATAATATTGAATATAATAAAAAATAAACTGGAACGAATTCGTTATATACCTTCTGTTAATATAAGGTCTGAAAGCCTTCCATCAATTAGTCGACCTTTATCTGCAGAAGATGATACTAAAGATCTAGGAATTAAAGCATCTGGTGAGATACCACTGAAAGCTTCTAAGCCCAAGCAGATATACATAGGTGAAAAAAAAGACACTGTTGAGATAGGTATTAATAAAAGTGATTATGATAATAATATAGATATATTTGCCGATAGTATACCAAACATAATAGGAAGGATATTTTCTACTTATGTAATAGTGGAGTGTGACGATAAGATATACCTAATAGATCAGCATGCCGCCCATGAAAGGCTTATATATGAACAGCTAAAATCCAAAGCGCTAAATCGGGAAATGGCTAGTCAAGAGCTAATGCCTCCACTTGTATTAGAGATGACCCATGCTGAAATGGTTATATTACAAGATAATATGGAGCTATTTTCATCATTAGGCTTTGAAATAGAGCATTTTGGAGGTAGTCATTTTGCAATAAGGAGTATTCCACTACCTTTAGCGGGAATGAATATACAGGCGTTTTTTAATGAGGTCTTGGATAAAAATAGTGAGTTATCTAAAGATCAGGATTTTTTAATAAATCAGGAGGCAATAATTAAAAAAGCATGCAAAAAAGCAGTTAAAGCACATGATTCATTGTCTGATGAAGAAATAGCTAACTTGATTAAAGAAATAAAAAATAGCAATATTCCCATGACATGCCCCCATGGCCGCCCTATTGCCATAACAGTTACACAATACGAACTAGAAAAAATGTTTAAAAGAATTCAATGA
- the mutS gene encoding DNA mismatch repair protein MutS, with protein sequence MSASLTPMMQQYMQIKEQHKDALLFFRLGDFYEMFFDDAIIASRELEIALTGRDCGLKERAPMCGVPYHSVESYIARLIEKGYKVAICEQMEDPAEAKGLVERDVIRIITPGTLVESSMLDEKTNNYLLSIFYSSTGFGVAFVDVSTGEFVISEIKGENTRNKLLDELSRILPREIIINEELTAIPGIVDSMKHRFNAYITVYHDWAFDQHTSYMALLRHFNVHSLEGYGCQNMELGICAAGALLEYLTETQKNSLQHINEIKSYHQESYMILDSATRRNLELTETIRSKSKKGSLLWLLDKTNTAMGARLLRNWIQQPLIDASSINKRLDAVDEMFHDMILLDSLKEKLRDIYDLERLMSRISYGNANARDFISLKQSIEVLPDIKLLLSDAKSDILKEFHSNLDTLEDIYEIINKAIIDEPPVTIKEGNIIKNGYNSQLDKYREALTQGKTWIAKLEQKEREKTGIRTLKVGFNKVFGYYIDVTKSYYDLVPDYYIRKQTLANSERFIIPELKEVEDNILGAEEKSIKLEYQLFTEIRENISSQVNRIQHTALIISQLDALWALAKTAIDNNYVRPIIISDGSINILDGRHPVVEKTLLNGQFVPNDTHLNMSDERLVIITGPNMAGKSTYMRQVALIVLMAQIGSFVPAKKAEVSIVDRIFTRVGASDDLSLGQSTFMVEMSEVSNILHNATSNSLLILDEIGRGTSTFDGLSIAWSVVEHIADPEKLGAKTLFATHYHELTELEGKLPGVKNYRVAVKEKGDDIIFLRKIMQGGADRSFGIQVAKLAGLPAEVVDRAKVILQQLENEKGSNTEITEDIKINESSEQLTFFASQSHKIEEELKAVDIVNITPMEAMNILYGLVQKVRKKRS encoded by the coding sequence ATGTCGGCATCCTTAACTCCTATGATGCAGCAATACATGCAGATAAAAGAGCAGCATAAGGATGCTCTTTTATTTTTTCGATTGGGAGATTTTTATGAAATGTTTTTTGATGATGCTATAATTGCATCGAGAGAATTAGAAATAGCTTTAACTGGAAGAGATTGCGGTTTAAAGGAAAGGGCACCTATGTGTGGTGTTCCTTACCATTCTGTAGAGAGCTATATAGCAAGGTTGATAGAAAAAGGGTACAAAGTTGCGATATGCGAGCAAATGGAGGATCCAGCAGAGGCAAAGGGATTAGTAGAGCGGGATGTAATACGGATTATAACACCGGGGACCCTGGTCGAGTCATCTATGCTGGATGAGAAGACAAATAATTATCTTTTATCCATATTTTATTCTTCAACTGGATTTGGAGTGGCTTTTGTAGATGTATCTACAGGGGAATTTGTGATCAGCGAAATAAAGGGAGAAAATACTAGGAATAAGCTATTGGATGAATTATCCCGTATTTTACCTAGAGAGATAATTATAAATGAAGAATTAACCGCAATTCCAGGCATAGTGGATTCTATGAAGCATAGATTTAACGCATATATAACAGTATATCATGACTGGGCATTTGATCAGCATACAAGCTATATGGCGCTCCTTAGACATTTTAATGTACATTCTCTTGAAGGTTATGGATGTCAGAATATGGAGCTTGGGATATGTGCGGCAGGAGCTCTTTTGGAGTATTTAACCGAGACCCAAAAAAATTCGCTTCAGCACATAAACGAAATAAAGTCATACCATCAGGAATCCTATATGATATTAGACAGTGCTACGCGCAGAAATTTAGAATTAACTGAGACGATAAGGTCAAAAAGTAAGAAAGGTTCGCTGCTTTGGCTTCTGGATAAAACTAATACAGCTATGGGCGCAAGACTGTTGCGTAACTGGATTCAACAACCACTTATAGATGCTTCTAGCATAAATAAGCGATTGGATGCCGTGGATGAGATGTTCCATGATATGATATTATTGGATAGTCTAAAAGAAAAACTAAGAGATATATATGATCTGGAAAGGCTTATGAGCAGAATATCATATGGCAATGCCAATGCTCGAGATTTTATATCACTAAAGCAGTCTATAGAAGTACTACCTGATATAAAATTACTGTTATCGGATGCAAAATCTGATATACTTAAAGAATTCCATAGTAATTTGGACACTTTAGAAGATATATATGAGATTATCAATAAGGCAATAATAGACGAACCACCAGTTACTATAAAAGAAGGAAATATTATAAAAAACGGATACAATTCACAGTTAGATAAATACAGGGAAGCACTTACTCAAGGTAAAACCTGGATTGCTAAATTGGAACAAAAGGAACGGGAAAAGACTGGCATAAGAACATTGAAAGTAGGTTTTAACAAGGTATTTGGTTATTATATAGATGTTACAAAGTCCTATTATGATTTAGTTCCAGATTACTATATACGCAAACAAACTTTGGCAAATTCTGAACGTTTTATAATTCCAGAACTTAAAGAGGTAGAGGACAATATACTAGGAGCGGAAGAGAAGAGTATAAAGCTGGAATATCAATTATTTACAGAGATAAGAGAGAACATATCTTCCCAAGTAAATAGAATACAGCATACTGCTTTAATTATATCGCAATTGGATGCATTGTGGGCATTGGCCAAGACAGCTATTGATAATAACTATGTACGTCCTATTATAATATCAGATGGTAGTATAAACATACTAGACGGTAGACATCCGGTTGTGGAAAAAACATTACTTAACGGACAGTTTGTTCCTAATGATACCCATTTAAACATGTCAGATGAACGTTTGGTTATAATAACTGGACCTAATATGGCAGGTAAGAGTACTTATATGCGTCAGGTAGCACTTATAGTATTAATGGCTCAAATAGGTAGTTTTGTTCCGGCTAAAAAAGCAGAAGTCAGTATTGTAGATAGAATATTTACTAGAGTAGGAGCTTCAGATGATTTATCCTTAGGTCAGAGTACTTTTATGGTGGAAATGAGTGAAGTATCCAATATCCTTCATAATGCTACATCAAATAGCTTGCTTATATTAGATGAGATAGGGCGGGGTACCAGTACATTTGATGGATTAAGCATTGCATGGTCTGTGGTAGAACATATAGCAGATCCTGAGAAGCTAGGGGCCAAGACGCTATTTGCAACACATTATCATGAGCTTACAGAGTTGGAAGGTAAACTTCCAGGGGTAAAGAACTATCGTGTTGCAGTAAAAGAAAAGGGCGATGATATAATTTTTTTGAGAAAAATTATGCAAGGTGGTGCAGATAGAAGTTTTGGAATACAGGTGGCCAAGCTTGCTGGACTGCCTGCAGAAGTAGTTGACCGAGCCAAAGTTATATTGCAACAGCTTGAAAATGAAAAAGGTAGTAATACTGAGATAACTGAAGATATTAAAATTAATGAATCATCTGAGCAGTTAACGTTTTTTGCTTCTCAATCTCATAAAATTGAAGAAGAGCTAAAAGCCGTTGATATAGTAAATATTACGCCTATGGAGGCTATGAATATACTCTATGGCTTAGTACAAAAAGTTAGGAAAAAGCGTAGTTAA